Proteins from a genomic interval of Deferribacterota bacterium:
- a CDS encoding aminotransferase class III-fold pyridoxal phosphate-dependent enzyme, producing the protein RGKGMIYGIDTGDGNISKDIIKECFNNGLVISGCGSAGEVIKFIPPLTIPKDELKKGLNIFEKSFRKIMRAK; encoded by the coding sequence TAGAGGAAAGGGAATGATATACGGTATTGATACTGGAGATGGTAATATATCCAAAGATATAATCAAGGAATGTTTTAATAATGGTCTTGTAATAAGCGGATGTGGCAGCGCTGGTGAAGTTATAAAATTTATTCCGCCATTGACTATACCGAAGGATGAACTAAAGAAAGGATTAAATATATTTGAAAAATCTTTTAGAAAAATAATGAGGGCTAAATAA